From one Balaenoptera acutorostrata chromosome 6, mBalAcu1.1, whole genome shotgun sequence genomic stretch:
- the LOC130708396 gene encoding spermatogenesis-associated protein 31E1-like: MAIKSEGFSNGHTSQDLRKKCNVHLELEEHQTEWRGKHKVKMKNRALKVFRDCLEELEEVRALTSLLQSHLGRLPDKGSSHQLSYQDPPGEVCRAASAGAHLPCREPAEEAVPATCPSAALAPLTQGSLPVASTLSKEPQDQSNLKKITLGTVAKSSPPGNSFLASTIAAILSLGLACYPILFLSFWWKTTKALFFPTSSQSESQQEHLSHQPPGAPFQEEPTDKQVETGSPSPVNPEVQKLLEILITKKVELNIHKGKEKDGSFLEQMSSDYHLNTLGNVWKSLGAEQDNTIPQSFWNRKDKTEQLPGPRQLLHSEVLRDHLELTYTQLYWGHPSLHSESLVATRSSTQQQAPFVLFSGVSNGFPVSIQPRIPLGPSQAAVLPCPGVPPQPFTQTLPPCQSPPLAQIQAQPYLPSSLPFRPPYSPPQMSTCGLDCPTFQNKTPYFIPTETQWLKCPLLQKQLKSGKPSSSVVKRSQKGFSQLSLNLPQERGRSQAQRSVSVHHEDLIGPDLQKQHLQKRLIKDQTKRGLCLSIHLSLSLELSSSQCQVLRTYQAQGKQGPWQPSAFTGKRRLDPQKIRSRRPRRSHRKGQMQFQPGKDFGKGLRPCLRRISKASSRARLPGKFLQRNSEKESERYLMRPLMSDSGNCLPSSPEKKHLEEILKAHLSTKSTQINQGLIPVIVRQSWLAANCVFSKPHPHEEIRNPAPLKFWKPCVNSSRMLSFLSPSIRQMLEAHILRWRVRHRWGLPKQAFEPINLKPCGAQPLSSPRSTFSPSATWQSGAHSKANFANKFLGKPQPHQGMKVITKATVPTLVSPLPVPSPEHTEIQRALGKTSPGDSYGPSEAPLTGQEGRLPYQMPTVNLIGRSWENGTVLGFPAARKTLSLPTKSVAQHPKEPCLKTQVAQGRATGELLQDSQTDVLLPADILASHRSLSSSQRERASEDAPAFQAVPCDLNASERSSRGPWEFRNPTRTDSFKSQSEMAAPTEERRGSKRLQPGKHEEMRSSQGQEEPRKPKIRDPCKGQFSSADEGVVCERLKPEEDEEMNSQSKMSAPTEERRDFKGPQPKEHEEMKGQTEVLASAEEWRGFTKPQPGQHEETRSQSETLAPAEECRSVRRLQPGEHEETRSNQGQQEPRKAKVRDPCKGQFASTDDGEVCEGLKPEEDEEMNSQSKMFAPTDEREDDWRPKPGEYEERSSALKASQASGMSHASQVRERGESLGSKHPQLSPEKRELSPESQKWTRHFLQYLSHNKKGKGTEESLQKGKPVSATAHHQEPIKGKSVVESRAIDPRAIGTAVGQALVDKLGLHQGLCASELNQHPEQLQAPAEGHSHYHSVLSSSEQRRVLKNTAYSHQATPKDHSYLNNSRHTRGRGDKLAFPPRELESPVRPCQHRPRVAGDSGHLRHHPTCPRKCVPSGQPERASHASPGRKAVQEKVQFIKRKPVSSHVNTLSMC, encoded by the exons ATGGCGATAAAAAGTGAAGGCTTTTCAAATGGCCACACCTCCCAGGATCTTAGAAAGAAATGCAACGTGCATTTAGAACTCGAAGAG cATCAGACGGAGTGGAGGGGGAAACACAAGGTTAAGATGAAAAACAGAGCTTTGAAAG TTTTCAGAGATTGCCTGGAAGAGCTGGAAGAGGTTCGGGCCCTGACTTCACTTCTACAAAG CCACCTGGGCAGGCTCCCTGACAAGGGCAGCTCTCATCAGCTCTCCTATCAAGACCCCCCTGGTGAGGTGTGCAGAGCAGCGTCTGCTGGAGCCCACCTGCCCTGCAGGGAACCTGCAGAAGAGGCTGTTCCTGCCACGTGCCCATCAGCTGCCCTGGCTCCTCTGACCCAGGGTTCTTTACCTGTGGCCTCCACCCTGTCAAAAGAACCTCAAGACCAATCCAACTTGAAGAAAATCACCCTTGGCACTGTTGCCAAGAGCTCACCTCCAGGTAACTCTTTTTTGGCATCTACCATCGCAGCCATCTTGAGTCTTGGCCTCGCATGCTATCCCATTTTGTTCCTGTCCTTCTGGTGGAAGACTACCAAGGCCTTGTTCTTCCCCACCTCATCACAGAGTGAGTCCCAGCAAGAACACCTGTCCCACCAGCCACCAGGGGCCCCgttccaggaagagcccacagaCAAGCAGGTAGAGACTGGTAGCCCCTCACCTGTCAACCCTGAAGTCCAGAAGCTGCTGGAGATTCTAATCACCAAGAAAGTAGAACTAAACATTcataaggggaaagaaaaggatgggTCATTCTTGGAACAAATGAGCTCAGACTACCACCTGAACACTTTAGGGAATGTGTGGAAATCACTGGGTGCTGAGCAGGACAACACAATCCCTCAATCTTTCTGGAACAGGAAAGACAAAACAGAGCAGCTACCCGGTCCTCGGCAGCTCTTACACTCCGAGGTCTTGAGGGACCACTTGGAACTGACATACACCCAGCTCTACTGGGGTCACCCCTCTCTGCACAGCGAGTCCCTGGTGGCTACTAGGAGCTCTACTCAACAGCAGGCACcctttgttttattcagtggagtTTCTAATGGCTTTCCAGTTTCAATTCAACCTAGAATACCTTTAGGTCCTTCCCAGGCCGCAGTCTTGCCCTGCCCGGGGGTCCCACCCCAGCCTTTCACTCAAACCTTGCCTCCGTGCCAGTCCCCACCTCTGGCTCAGATCCAGGCCCAGCCCTACCTCCCATCTTCTCTCCCATTCAGACCACCTTATTCTCCACCCCAGATGAGTACCTGTGGACTAGACTGTCCTACATTTCAGAACAAGACACCATATTTTATCCCAACTGAAACTCAATGGCTGAAATGCCCCTTGTTGCAGAAGCAACTGAAAAGTGGGAAGCCTTCATCCTCTGTGGTCAAAAGATCTCAGAAAGGCTTTAGCCAACTCAGTCTCAACCTTCCCCAAGAGAGGGGGCGCTCTCAGGCCCAAAGGTCAGTTTCTGTTCATCATGAGGACTTAATTGGCCCTGATCTCCAGAAGCAACATCTTCAAAAGAGGCTCATCAAAGATCAAACCAAGAGGGGCCTGTGCCTCAGTATccacctgtctctgtctctggaaTTGAGTTCCTCTCAGTGCCAAGTTTTAAGGACTTATCAGGCACAGGGCAAGCAGGGACCCTGGCAGCCCTCTGCTTTTACAGGCAAAAGGAGACTGGACCCACAGAAGATAAGGTCCAGGCGCCCTAGGAGATCCCATAGGAAGGGTCAAATGCAATTTCAACCAGGGAAGGATTTCGGCAAGGGTCTAAGGCCATGTCTGAGGAGGATCTCAAAAGCTTCCTCCAGGGCCAGGCTCCCAGGGAAGTTTCTGCAAAGAAACTCTGAAAAGGAGTCTGAAAGATACCTGATGAGGCCCTTGATGAGTGACTCTGGAAACTGTTTACCCAGTAGCCCAGAGaagaaacatctagaagaaaTCTTGAAAGCCCATTTGAGCACAAAGTCGACGCAGATTAATCAAGGTTTGATCCCTGTGATTGTGCGTCAATCCTGGCTTGCTGCCAACTGTGTTTTTTCTAAGCCCCACCCTCACGAGGAAATCAGAAATCCAGCACCCTTGAAGTTTTGGAAACCCTGTGTAAACTCCTCCCGTATGCTTTCCTTCCTCAGTCCAAGCATTCGGCAGATGCTGGAAGCACATATTCTAAGGTGGCGGGTAAGGCACAGGTGGGGCCTACCCAAACAGGCCTTTGAGCCCATAAATCTCAAGCCATGTGGGGCTCAACCCTTGTCCTCTCCAAGGTCCACcttttccccctctgccacctggcaATCTGGGGCACACTCAAAAGCCAACTTTGCTAATAAGTTCTTGGGAAAACCTCAGCCCCATCAGGGAATGAAAGTGATAACAAAAGCAACAGTTCCCACCCTGGTGAGTCCCCTCCCTGTTCCCTCACCTGAGCATACAGAAATCCAGAGGGCCCTGGGAAAGACTTCACCTGGTGACAGCTATGGGCCCTCAGAGGCCCCTCTGACTGGACAGGAGGGCAGACTGCCTTATCAGATGCCCACAGTCAACCTCATAGGCAGAAGCTGGGAGAATGGGACTGTCTTGGGGTTTCCAGCCGCTAGGAAAACCCTGTCACTACCAACAAAGTCAGTTGCCCAACATCCAAAGGAGCCATGCCTTAAAACACAGGTGGCTCAAGGCCGTGCCACTGGGGAGCTCCTTCAAGACTCTCAAACGGATGTGCTCCTTCCTGCAGACATCCTGGCTTCTCATAGGTCTCTTTCCAGTTCCCAGAGGGAACGTGCCAGTGAGGACGCGCCCGCGTTCCAGGCGGTGCCATGTGACCTCAACGCGAGTGAACGGAGCAGCCGGGGGCCGTGGGAGTTCAGAAACCCAACACGTACGGACTCATTCAAGAGCCAGAGCGAGATGGCTGCCCCAACCGAGGAGCGGAGGGGCTCTAAGAGGCTCCAACCTGGAAAGCATGAAGAAATGAGGAGCAGCCAGGGACAAGAGGAACCCAGGAAACCAAAAATTAGGGACCCGTGTAAGGGCCAGTTTTCCTCAGCTGATGAGGGGGTGGTCTGTGAGAGGCTCAAAccagaagaggatgaagaaatgaacagcCAGAGCAAGATGTCTGCCCCAACTGAGGAGCGGAGGGACTTTAAGGGGCCCCAACCGAAAGAGCATGAAGAAATGAAGGGCCAGACGGAGGTGCTCGCATCAGCTGAGGAGTGGAGGGGTTTCACGAAGCCCCAACCAGGACAGCATGAAGAAACAAGAAGCCAGAGCGAGACGCTTGCCCCAGCTGAGGAGTGCAGGAGCGTTAGGAGACTGCAACCAGGAGAACACGAAGAAACGAGAAGCAACCAGGGACAACAGGAACCCAGGAAAGCAAAGGTTAGGGACCCGTGTAAGGGCCAGTTTGCCTCAACTGATGATGGGGAGGTCTGTGAGGGGCTCAAAccagaagaggatgaagaaatgaacagcCAGAGCAAGATGTTTGCCCCAACTGATGAGAGGGAGGACGATTGGAGGCCCAAACCGGGAGAGTATGAAGAAAGGTCTTCAGCACTAAAGGCTTCTCAAGCAAGTGGGATGAGCCACGCTTCTCAggtcagggaaagaggagagtcCCTTGGGAGCAAACACCCCCAGCTCTCgccagagaagagagagcttTCACCAGAAAGCCAAAAATGGACAAGGCACTTTCTGCAGTATCTTAGCCAcaataaaaaaggcaaaggaacagAAGAATCCCTTCAAAAAGGCAAGCCTGTATCAGCCACTGCTCACCACCAGGAGCCAATCAAAGGCAAATCTGTTGTAGAGAGCAGGGCTATTGATCCTCGGGCGATTGGAACAGCTGTTGGACAGGCCCTAGTAGACAAACTGGGGCTTCACCAAGGACTCTGTGCCTCAGAGTTAAATCAGCACCCAGAACAGCTCCAGGCCCCAGCAGAGGGGCATTCCCACTACCacagtgttctctcctcttcagaaCAGAGAAGAGTGTTGAAAAATACAGCCTACAGTCACCAAGCCACCCCCAAGGACCACAGCTACCTTAACAACAGCAGGCATACCAGAGGCAGGGGCGACAAGTTGGCCTTCCCACCCAGGGAACTGGAGTCCCCAGTCAGACCCTGCCAGCATAGACCAAGGGTGGCAGGTGACTCAGGCCACCTGCGCCATCATCCAACATGTCCTCGAAAATGTGTTCCCTCTGGTCAACCAGAGCGTGCTTCTCATGCCTCTCCTGGTAGGAAAGCAGTGCAAGAAAAAGTGcagttcataaaaagaaaacctgtttCTTCTCATGTTAACACATTGTCTATGTGTTAA